The Oscillospiraceae bacterium genome contains the following window.
AGCGTTTGAAGCAGGAAGAAAAAGAACTGCTGGTGTATCTCTTGGCGCTGGATATAGGCAAAATCGCATTGCAAATTGATTGCTCTGTATCGAACGTCTACCGTAAGCGGAGGCGCCTTTCGAATAAGTTGGAAGGATTAAAAGGGTGACGGTGCAATGAATAGTTTTGATGAGCACTTTAAGGGCGCTAAAAATCATAATCAGGAGGACTTGAAGTGGTTGCTTTCCTGCTATTATGGGACGATGATGAACCTGTGCAACGAGTACAGCTATTTTGGTGATGAGGATTTGTTCGGTCTCATGCTGGAGTGGTTTTGGTGGGACTTCAATAAATTTTCCATCTATGCGGAAACTGATAAACAGGTACATAAACGTAAAAGAGGCCACTATGAAGAAAAGCGGAAGTGGCGGTAATAGCATATAGGCAAATATGTTGGTCTGAGCGCTGAATATCTGTTGCAAAGAGGTTTTGTAATAATGTCTTCCAATGTTGGACATATTTTAAGGTGATAAATATCACTTTGTTAAGTGATGCTGTTGACGTTTGACAGAAAATTTAATATGATAAACATATACAGCATTTATTGGGGGCAAATTATGGAAAATACTAGACCATTTCATATCACGAAAGCGGAAGATCAGATTATGAACATCCTTTGGAGCGTTAAGGAGCCATTATCTCAGCAACAAATTGTGATGGTGGCATCTGATAGCGGAGAGATGACATTTAAGGAACGATCCATTTTTACGTTACTAAATGGGCTGATGGATAAGGGAATGGTTCAAGAGGCTGGTTTTGTCCGTAGTGGTAAGACATACGCAAGAACTTTTCAGCCTACGATGACCCGCCCAGAATGGTATGCCAATGCTGTTTACAATTCTCTTGATGGAAAAGAAGCAAACGAGTTTTTACACATACTGCGGCGGCTCTTGAAAGAAGAACCAACTGAATAAGAGCATTGCCCTCTTCTCTTAGGGAGGAGAGGGCTTTTTATATGTAGTAACGCCTGATATTGATTTGTCAAATATATGCATAATGCCGAAATGATGAAATTACTGCTGAAAGTACAGACTATCGGACTGTCAAAAAGGTAGAATGTATATAGGCATAGAAAAAGCATCGTGGCGAATAATGAAGCATTTTGCGAAATATGTCAAATAACAGATGACATATTTATTGAAATTTGCTATAATTGCATTAGTGTAATTAGCAATATTTGAGTGATATGATACATGACCGATTCTGTATTGGCGGCAGTTTGTTGTACACAGTGATGATTTCGACTATTATGACCATTGTGAGAGTGCTTTATGGGTGGAATGAAAGATAAAGAACGCTTTTCTGCTGGGCTGGTTTCAAAACCGTTTTGGTTTTATGAATATAAGACCTACGCGGAACAATTGAATAAAGGATATACGACGGAAGAAATAAAAGCACAGGCTCTACAGATGAACTTGTTTCCGGCGGCAAAAGAATATCGCGTTAAAGAAATTCTCTCCTGCGTATCACGCCGAGTAATGCAATTCGAGCCAGAGTGGCGAGATGTTTTTATGCAACAGAGTATTTCTGGTCAAAAGCTGATGGTGTTGTTGTCAATTATGGCTGATGACAAACTGTTTTTTATGTTTATGTACCGGACATACAGGGACAAACTGATTATCGGTGCAGATCGTTTGGAATCTAGCGAAGTACTATCCTTCTTTAGGCTTATGCAGAACGCATCTGAGGAAATAAGTCAATGGAAGGATACTACAATTCGGAAGCTGTCCCAGTCGTACCGTAGACTGCTCAATGATGCAGGGCTTCTTATGGGTGAAAAAATCATTCCACCCCTGCCAAGTGTAGCGGTAAAGCGTTATCTGAAAGAGCATGATATGAGTGCATACTTACAAGCCATCACAGGAGCAGATGAATGAACACGGATCAGAAGTTAAATAAGCTCGATGACTTTCTACATACAATTTCCACAGAAACAACAACCGGACTCGGCGGTGAGGCTGGATATTATGTGTTCAGCTATGACCCAAAAGATGAAATGAAAGTCCGGCACTGGACTGCACGGGAAGTTGAAATGTTGCAAGAAAACCATCGGCCAGTGGTAGAGTTTGACCTCTATAAGATTATGACCACTCTGCTGGTAGATAAGCATCCCCGAAAAAAATATGAGGGGTTGGAGATGCGTTATGGTAGTATGACGCGCGTTGTCAACGCTGCTAATAGTGTATTGCACATCGGTCTGCCGATGGATCTTATGTTGAACTATATTGTGGAACACATACCAAAAGAAGATTCTATCATTCTTCTAACAGGTGTAGGGAAATGCTACCCACTTCTGCGTTCGCACAAAATCTTGAATGACCTGCATGATCGTCTGGCACAGGGAATCGTACTTATGATGTTCCCCGGCAAATACGAAGATGGTTATTTGTATCTCTTTGGAGAAGTAAAGGACGGCAACAATTACCGCGCGAAGCCTATCTAAAGGAACGCGTAATGGGAGGAACCGATATGAATATTGGTCAGATGTTTGCGAAACCAATCAACCGTGACATTAAACCGGTTGTTAAACCCGGTCAGGTTGATGACGCCACCGTCAA
Protein-coding sequences here:
- a CDS encoding DUF1788 domain-containing protein translates to MNTDQKLNKLDDFLHTISTETTTGLGGEAGYYVFSYDPKDEMKVRHWTAREVEMLQENHRPVVEFDLYKIMTTLLVDKHPRKKYEGLEMRYGSMTRVVNAANSVLHIGLPMDLMLNYIVEHIPKEDSIILLTGVGKCYPLLRSHKILNDLHDRLAQGIVLMMFPGKYEDGYLYLFGEVKDGNNYRAKPI
- a CDS encoding BlaI/MecI/CopY family transcriptional regulator; its protein translation is MENTRPFHITKAEDQIMNILWSVKEPLSQQQIVMVASDSGEMTFKERSIFTLLNGLMDKGMVQEAGFVRSGKTYARTFQPTMTRPEWYANAVYNSLDGKEANEFLHILRRLLKEEPTE
- a CDS encoding DUF1819 family protein, translating into MGGMKDKERFSAGLVSKPFWFYEYKTYAEQLNKGYTTEEIKAQALQMNLFPAAKEYRVKEILSCVSRRVMQFEPEWRDVFMQQSISGQKLMVLLSIMADDKLFFMFMYRTYRDKLIIGADRLESSEVLSFFRLMQNASEEISQWKDTTIRKLSQSYRRLLNDAGLLMGEKIIPPLPSVAVKRYLKEHDMSAYLQAITGADE